A stretch of the Vigna radiata var. radiata cultivar VC1973A chromosome 7, Vradiata_ver6, whole genome shotgun sequence genome encodes the following:
- the LOC106768871 gene encoding uncharacterized protein LOC106768871 isoform X3, with product MWNSFWRSRDRFSLDQLRFLTDQLTKVEIISEVNKGFVIEALRSIAELITYGDQHDPSFFEFFMEKQVMGEFIRVLKLTRTVSVPLQLLQTVSIMVQNLKNYMFSNEYINYLITYPFDFRNEELLSYYISFLRAISGKLNKNTVSLLVKTHGDEVVSFPLYVEAIRFAFHEESMVRTAVRAITLNVYHVGDDSVNRYITSTPHKDYFSNLVSFFRKQSLDFNKLLSDTQLNPGPDSMSAIIAATDEIEDNLYYFSDVVSAGIPDVGRLITDGIMMILIFPLLLPSLGVMPNNDMQDAAVPSLYLLCCILRIVKIKDLANTIAGALFYPSEAFTKSSQGFHSDGVLVQNDCTSSNLSLREVLLAYVTKGSDVLVLGSLSVLATLLQTKELDESMLDGLGILPQRKQHKKLLLQALVGEGSGEEQLFPSKSNRDGIGNNINVYHKKIKEQYGVSFLPSDVGISPRIHRFQVIDALVNLSCRTNISAEILWDGGWLLRQLLPYSVSEFNSHHLDLLKVSYKSYASALVEEVRGIWSDLLISVLCDEWRKCKRAMESSSPRKEPNCILLLPWKISSGGHIPEGSSFASGKRMHELVKVFVLLHQLQIFTLGKTLTEQPLIYPPGDLPANCRAQGSGLDVSGPKAGTEVSLGNALPCRIAFERGKELHVYFLAISLGISGWLVVAEELPLKKSHGVVRAVAPLAGCNPRIEDNHAMWLHLRIRASSLPFIDPVHFKDFRKKKTRASVDGRWTLAFKDEETCKSAFLMTVEEINFLSNEVHRRLKPLLNLETSIDLPGSTFCSPKDSFRTHPN from the exons ATGTGGAATTCCTTTTGGAGATCAAGGGATCGTTTCTCCCTGGACCAACTTAG GTTCTTAACCGATCAATTAACGAAGGTAGAAATTATTAGTGAGGTTAATAAG GGTTTTGTAATTGAGGCACTGAGATCAATTGCGGAGTTGATAACATATGGTGACCAACATGACCCCAGTTTTTTTGA ATTCTTCATGGAAAAGCAAGTCATGGGTGAATTTATACGTGTTCTGAAACTTACCAGAACTGTGAGCGTTCCACTTCAGTTGCTTCAAACAGTGAGCATTATGGTCCAGAACCTAAAAA ACTATATGTTCAgtaatgaatatataaattacCTGATAACTTATCCGTTTGACTTTCGAAATGAAGAGCTGCTGTCGTACTACATATCCTTTTTAAG GGCAATAAGTGGAAAATTGAACAAGAATACAGTTTCACTGCTTGTGAAGACTCATGGT GACGAAGTAGTTTCATTTCCACTTTATGTAGAGGCCATACGCTTTGCTTTTCATGAGGAGAGCATGGTTCGCACTGCAGTACGGGCTATAACTCTTAATGTTTACCATG TTGGAGATGACTCTGTCAATAGATATATAACCAGCACTCCTCACAAAGATTACTTCTCAAACCTGGTTTCATTCTTTAGGAAGCAGAGCTTGGATTTTAATAAACTGCTTTCTGATACACAGCT AAATCCGGGCCCAGATTCAATGTCGGCAATTATTGCTGCTACAGATGAAATTGAGGATAACCTGTACTACTTCAGTGATGTTGTCTCTGCTGGAATTCCTGATGTTGGGAGACTCATTACTGATGGCAttatgatgattttgatattcCCATTACTTCTTCCTTCCCTAGGGGTCATGCCCAATAAT GACATGCAAGATGCCGCTGTCCCTTCTCTATACTTACTTTGTTGCATCCTGAGGATTGTCAAAATCAAAGATTTGGCAAACACTATTGCTGGTGCTCTTTTTTATCCCTCAGAGGCCTTTACAAAGAGTTCTCAGG GTTTTCATTCAGATGGTGTTCTAGTGCAAAATGATTGTACCAGTTCAAATTTGTCTTTAAG GGAGGTTCTGCTTGCTTACGTAACAAAAGGAAGTGATGTCCTAGTTTTGGGTTCTTTGAGTGTGCTTGCTACTCTGCTGCAAACTAAAG AACTTGATGAATCAATGCTAGATGGGCTTGGAATTCTTCCACAACGAAAGcaacataaaaaattgttattg CAAGCTTTAGTTGGAGAGGGTTCAGGCGAAGAACAACTTTTTCCATCCAAAAGTAATAGGGATGGCATTGGTAATAATATCAATGTCTATCATAAAAAGATCAAG GAGCAGTATGGAGTATCTTTTCTGCCTTCTGATGTGGGAATAAGTCCTCGTATACATAGATTTCaa GTGATTGATGCACTAGTGAACCTCAGTTGTCGCACTAATATATCTGCAGAGATACTATGGGATGGTGGTTGGCTTTTGCGTCAGTTGCTTCCTTACAGTGTGTCAGAATTCAACAGCCATCACCTTGATTTACTGAAA GTTTCATACAAGAGTTATGCTTCTGCTCTTGTAGAGGAGGTTAGAGGTATTTGGTCCGACTTACTTATTTCTGTTCTCTGTGATGAATGGAGAAAGTGCAAAAGAG CAATGGAGTCATCATCTCCTCGGAAAGAACCAAATTGCATACTTTTGCTACCATGGAAGATTTCTTCAGGAG GTCATATTCCAGAGGGGTCATCTTTTGCTTCTGGTAAAAGAATGCATGAGTTGGTGAAG GTATTTGTACTACTGCACCAGCTTCAAATATTCACTCTTGGCAAAACTTTAACAGAACAACCACTGATTTACCCTCCTGGTGATCTCCCTGCAAATTGCCGTGCCCAAGGTTCTGGGCTTGATGTGTCAGGCCCGAAGGCAGGAACTGAAGTCAGCCTTG GCAATGCCCTTCCTTGTAGGATAGCTTTCGAGAGGGGAAAAGAGCTTCATGTTTACTTTCTAGCAATATCTTTAGGAATTTCTGGATGGCTTGTTGTTGCAGAAGAATTGCCACTGAAGAAGTCTCATGGAGTGGTTCGGGCTGTTGCCCCTTTGGCTGGGTGCAAT CCTAGGATTGAGGACAATCATGCGATGTGGTTACACTTGCGGATTCGGGCTTCTTCTTTACCCTTTATAGATCCTGTCCACTTCAAAGACTTtcggaaaaagaaaacaagagcTTCGGTAGATGGCAGATGGACATTGGCGTTCAAAGACGAGGAGACTTGCAAATCTGCTTTTCTCATGACTGTTGAGGAAATCAATTTTCTGAGTAATGAGGTTCATAGAAGACTAAAGCCTTTGCTCAACCTTGAAACTTCAATAGATTTACCAGGTTCGACTTTTTGTTCTCCGAAGGATTCTTTTAGAACACatccaaattaa
- the LOC106768871 gene encoding uncharacterized protein LOC106768871 isoform X1 — protein MWNSFWRSRDRFSLDQLRFLTDQLTKVEIISEVNKGFVIEALRSIAELITYGDQHDPSFFEFFMEKQVMGEFIRVLKLTRTVSVPLQLLQTVSIMVQNLKSEHAIYYMFSNEYINYLITYPFDFRNEELLSYYISFLRAISGKLNKNTVSLLVKTHGDEVVSFPLYVEAIRFAFHEESMVRTAVRAITLNVYHVGDDSVNRYITSTPHKDYFSNLVSFFRKQSLDFNKLLSDTQLNPGPDSMSAIIAATDEIEDNLYYFSDVVSAGIPDVGRLITDGIMMILIFPLLLPSLGVMPNNDMQDAAVPSLYLLCCILRIVKIKDLANTIAGALFYPSEAFTKSSQGNFNCFISDHDFTSECQGLDSDSLTKWDTRHTMFNIPYSLSSSGFHSDGVLVQNDCTSSNLSLREVLLAYVTKGSDVLVLGSLSVLATLLQTKELDESMLDGLGILPQRKQHKKLLLQALVGEGSGEEQLFPSKSNRDGIGNNINVYHKKIKEQYGVSFLPSDVGISPRIHRFQVIDALVNLSCRTNISAEILWDGGWLLRQLLPYSVSEFNSHHLDLLKVSYKSYASALVEEVRGIWSDLLISVLCDEWRKCKRAMESSSPRKEPNCILLLPWKISSGGHIPEGSSFASGKRMHELVKVFVLLHQLQIFTLGKTLTEQPLIYPPGDLPANCRAQGSGLDVSGPKAGTEVSLGNALPCRIAFERGKELHVYFLAISLGISGWLVVAEELPLKKSHGVVRAVAPLAGCNPRIEDNHAMWLHLRIRASSLPFIDPVHFKDFRKKKTRASVDGRWTLAFKDEETCKSAFLMTVEEINFLSNEVHRRLKPLLNLETSIDLPGSTFCSPKDSFRTHPN, from the exons ATGTGGAATTCCTTTTGGAGATCAAGGGATCGTTTCTCCCTGGACCAACTTAG GTTCTTAACCGATCAATTAACGAAGGTAGAAATTATTAGTGAGGTTAATAAG GGTTTTGTAATTGAGGCACTGAGATCAATTGCGGAGTTGATAACATATGGTGACCAACATGACCCCAGTTTTTTTGA ATTCTTCATGGAAAAGCAAGTCATGGGTGAATTTATACGTGTTCTGAAACTTACCAGAACTGTGAGCGTTCCACTTCAGTTGCTTCAAACAGTGAGCATTATGGTCCAGAACCTAAAAAGTGAACATGCTATAT ACTATATGTTCAgtaatgaatatataaattacCTGATAACTTATCCGTTTGACTTTCGAAATGAAGAGCTGCTGTCGTACTACATATCCTTTTTAAG GGCAATAAGTGGAAAATTGAACAAGAATACAGTTTCACTGCTTGTGAAGACTCATGGT GACGAAGTAGTTTCATTTCCACTTTATGTAGAGGCCATACGCTTTGCTTTTCATGAGGAGAGCATGGTTCGCACTGCAGTACGGGCTATAACTCTTAATGTTTACCATG TTGGAGATGACTCTGTCAATAGATATATAACCAGCACTCCTCACAAAGATTACTTCTCAAACCTGGTTTCATTCTTTAGGAAGCAGAGCTTGGATTTTAATAAACTGCTTTCTGATACACAGCT AAATCCGGGCCCAGATTCAATGTCGGCAATTATTGCTGCTACAGATGAAATTGAGGATAACCTGTACTACTTCAGTGATGTTGTCTCTGCTGGAATTCCTGATGTTGGGAGACTCATTACTGATGGCAttatgatgattttgatattcCCATTACTTCTTCCTTCCCTAGGGGTCATGCCCAATAAT GACATGCAAGATGCCGCTGTCCCTTCTCTATACTTACTTTGTTGCATCCTGAGGATTGTCAAAATCAAAGATTTGGCAAACACTATTGCTGGTGCTCTTTTTTATCCCTCAGAGGCCTTTACAAAGAGTTCTCAGGGTAATTTCAATTGCTTCATATCTGATCATGATTTCACATCTGAATGCCAAGGGTTAGATAGTGATAGTCTCACCAAGTGGGATACAAGACACACAATGTTTAATATTCCATATTCTCTTAGTTCTTCAGGTTTTCATTCAGATGGTGTTCTAGTGCAAAATGATTGTACCAGTTCAAATTTGTCTTTAAG GGAGGTTCTGCTTGCTTACGTAACAAAAGGAAGTGATGTCCTAGTTTTGGGTTCTTTGAGTGTGCTTGCTACTCTGCTGCAAACTAAAG AACTTGATGAATCAATGCTAGATGGGCTTGGAATTCTTCCACAACGAAAGcaacataaaaaattgttattg CAAGCTTTAGTTGGAGAGGGTTCAGGCGAAGAACAACTTTTTCCATCCAAAAGTAATAGGGATGGCATTGGTAATAATATCAATGTCTATCATAAAAAGATCAAG GAGCAGTATGGAGTATCTTTTCTGCCTTCTGATGTGGGAATAAGTCCTCGTATACATAGATTTCaa GTGATTGATGCACTAGTGAACCTCAGTTGTCGCACTAATATATCTGCAGAGATACTATGGGATGGTGGTTGGCTTTTGCGTCAGTTGCTTCCTTACAGTGTGTCAGAATTCAACAGCCATCACCTTGATTTACTGAAA GTTTCATACAAGAGTTATGCTTCTGCTCTTGTAGAGGAGGTTAGAGGTATTTGGTCCGACTTACTTATTTCTGTTCTCTGTGATGAATGGAGAAAGTGCAAAAGAG CAATGGAGTCATCATCTCCTCGGAAAGAACCAAATTGCATACTTTTGCTACCATGGAAGATTTCTTCAGGAG GTCATATTCCAGAGGGGTCATCTTTTGCTTCTGGTAAAAGAATGCATGAGTTGGTGAAG GTATTTGTACTACTGCACCAGCTTCAAATATTCACTCTTGGCAAAACTTTAACAGAACAACCACTGATTTACCCTCCTGGTGATCTCCCTGCAAATTGCCGTGCCCAAGGTTCTGGGCTTGATGTGTCAGGCCCGAAGGCAGGAACTGAAGTCAGCCTTG GCAATGCCCTTCCTTGTAGGATAGCTTTCGAGAGGGGAAAAGAGCTTCATGTTTACTTTCTAGCAATATCTTTAGGAATTTCTGGATGGCTTGTTGTTGCAGAAGAATTGCCACTGAAGAAGTCTCATGGAGTGGTTCGGGCTGTTGCCCCTTTGGCTGGGTGCAAT CCTAGGATTGAGGACAATCATGCGATGTGGTTACACTTGCGGATTCGGGCTTCTTCTTTACCCTTTATAGATCCTGTCCACTTCAAAGACTTtcggaaaaagaaaacaagagcTTCGGTAGATGGCAGATGGACATTGGCGTTCAAAGACGAGGAGACTTGCAAATCTGCTTTTCTCATGACTGTTGAGGAAATCAATTTTCTGAGTAATGAGGTTCATAGAAGACTAAAGCCTTTGCTCAACCTTGAAACTTCAATAGATTTACCAGGTTCGACTTTTTGTTCTCCGAAGGATTCTTTTAGAACACatccaaattaa
- the LOC106768871 gene encoding uncharacterized protein LOC106768871 isoform X4 — protein MWNSFWRSRDRFSLDQLRFLTDQLTKVEIISEVNKGFVIEALRSIAELITYGDQHDPSFFEFFMEKQVMGEFIRVLKLTRTVSVPLQLLQTVSIMVQNLKSEHAIYYMFSNEYINYLITYPFDFRNEELLSYYISFLRAISGKLNKNTVSLLVKTHGDEVVSFPLYVEAIRFAFHEESMVRTAVRAITLNVYHVGDDSVNRYITSTPHKDYFSNLVSFFRKQSLDFNKLLSDTQLNPGPDSMSAIIAATDEIEDNLYYFSDVVSAGIPDVGRLITDGIMMILIFPLLLPSLGVMPNNDMQDAAVPSLYLLCCILRIVKIKDLANTIAGALFYPSEAFTKSSQGFHSDGVLVQNDCTSSNLSLREVLLAYVTKGSDVLVLGSLSVLATLLQTKDGLGILPQRKQHKKLLLQALVGEGSGEEQLFPSKSNRDGIGNNINVYHKKIKEQYGVSFLPSDVGISPRIHRFQVIDALVNLSCRTNISAEILWDGGWLLRQLLPYSVSEFNSHHLDLLKVSYKSYASALVEEVRGIWSDLLISVLCDEWRKCKRAMESSSPRKEPNCILLLPWKISSGGHIPEGSSFASGKRMHELVKVFVLLHQLQIFTLGKTLTEQPLIYPPGDLPANCRAQGSGLDVSGPKAGTEVSLGNALPCRIAFERGKELHVYFLAISLGISGWLVVAEELPLKKSHGVVRAVAPLAGCNPRIEDNHAMWLHLRIRASSLPFIDPVHFKDFRKKKTRASVDGRWTLAFKDEETCKSAFLMTVEEINFLSNEVHRRLKPLLNLETSIDLPGSTFCSPKDSFRTHPN, from the exons ATGTGGAATTCCTTTTGGAGATCAAGGGATCGTTTCTCCCTGGACCAACTTAG GTTCTTAACCGATCAATTAACGAAGGTAGAAATTATTAGTGAGGTTAATAAG GGTTTTGTAATTGAGGCACTGAGATCAATTGCGGAGTTGATAACATATGGTGACCAACATGACCCCAGTTTTTTTGA ATTCTTCATGGAAAAGCAAGTCATGGGTGAATTTATACGTGTTCTGAAACTTACCAGAACTGTGAGCGTTCCACTTCAGTTGCTTCAAACAGTGAGCATTATGGTCCAGAACCTAAAAAGTGAACATGCTATAT ACTATATGTTCAgtaatgaatatataaattacCTGATAACTTATCCGTTTGACTTTCGAAATGAAGAGCTGCTGTCGTACTACATATCCTTTTTAAG GGCAATAAGTGGAAAATTGAACAAGAATACAGTTTCACTGCTTGTGAAGACTCATGGT GACGAAGTAGTTTCATTTCCACTTTATGTAGAGGCCATACGCTTTGCTTTTCATGAGGAGAGCATGGTTCGCACTGCAGTACGGGCTATAACTCTTAATGTTTACCATG TTGGAGATGACTCTGTCAATAGATATATAACCAGCACTCCTCACAAAGATTACTTCTCAAACCTGGTTTCATTCTTTAGGAAGCAGAGCTTGGATTTTAATAAACTGCTTTCTGATACACAGCT AAATCCGGGCCCAGATTCAATGTCGGCAATTATTGCTGCTACAGATGAAATTGAGGATAACCTGTACTACTTCAGTGATGTTGTCTCTGCTGGAATTCCTGATGTTGGGAGACTCATTACTGATGGCAttatgatgattttgatattcCCATTACTTCTTCCTTCCCTAGGGGTCATGCCCAATAAT GACATGCAAGATGCCGCTGTCCCTTCTCTATACTTACTTTGTTGCATCCTGAGGATTGTCAAAATCAAAGATTTGGCAAACACTATTGCTGGTGCTCTTTTTTATCCCTCAGAGGCCTTTACAAAGAGTTCTCAGG GTTTTCATTCAGATGGTGTTCTAGTGCAAAATGATTGTACCAGTTCAAATTTGTCTTTAAG GGAGGTTCTGCTTGCTTACGTAACAAAAGGAAGTGATGTCCTAGTTTTGGGTTCTTTGAGTGTGCTTGCTACTCTGCTGCAAACTAAAG ATGGGCTTGGAATTCTTCCACAACGAAAGcaacataaaaaattgttattg CAAGCTTTAGTTGGAGAGGGTTCAGGCGAAGAACAACTTTTTCCATCCAAAAGTAATAGGGATGGCATTGGTAATAATATCAATGTCTATCATAAAAAGATCAAG GAGCAGTATGGAGTATCTTTTCTGCCTTCTGATGTGGGAATAAGTCCTCGTATACATAGATTTCaa GTGATTGATGCACTAGTGAACCTCAGTTGTCGCACTAATATATCTGCAGAGATACTATGGGATGGTGGTTGGCTTTTGCGTCAGTTGCTTCCTTACAGTGTGTCAGAATTCAACAGCCATCACCTTGATTTACTGAAA GTTTCATACAAGAGTTATGCTTCTGCTCTTGTAGAGGAGGTTAGAGGTATTTGGTCCGACTTACTTATTTCTGTTCTCTGTGATGAATGGAGAAAGTGCAAAAGAG CAATGGAGTCATCATCTCCTCGGAAAGAACCAAATTGCATACTTTTGCTACCATGGAAGATTTCTTCAGGAG GTCATATTCCAGAGGGGTCATCTTTTGCTTCTGGTAAAAGAATGCATGAGTTGGTGAAG GTATTTGTACTACTGCACCAGCTTCAAATATTCACTCTTGGCAAAACTTTAACAGAACAACCACTGATTTACCCTCCTGGTGATCTCCCTGCAAATTGCCGTGCCCAAGGTTCTGGGCTTGATGTGTCAGGCCCGAAGGCAGGAACTGAAGTCAGCCTTG GCAATGCCCTTCCTTGTAGGATAGCTTTCGAGAGGGGAAAAGAGCTTCATGTTTACTTTCTAGCAATATCTTTAGGAATTTCTGGATGGCTTGTTGTTGCAGAAGAATTGCCACTGAAGAAGTCTCATGGAGTGGTTCGGGCTGTTGCCCCTTTGGCTGGGTGCAAT CCTAGGATTGAGGACAATCATGCGATGTGGTTACACTTGCGGATTCGGGCTTCTTCTTTACCCTTTATAGATCCTGTCCACTTCAAAGACTTtcggaaaaagaaaacaagagcTTCGGTAGATGGCAGATGGACATTGGCGTTCAAAGACGAGGAGACTTGCAAATCTGCTTTTCTCATGACTGTTGAGGAAATCAATTTTCTGAGTAATGAGGTTCATAGAAGACTAAAGCCTTTGCTCAACCTTGAAACTTCAATAGATTTACCAGGTTCGACTTTTTGTTCTCCGAAGGATTCTTTTAGAACACatccaaattaa
- the LOC106768871 gene encoding uncharacterized protein LOC106768871 isoform X2 has translation MWNSFWRSRDRFSLDQLRFLTDQLTKVEIISEVNKGFVIEALRSIAELITYGDQHDPSFFEFFMEKQVMGEFIRVLKLTRTVSVPLQLLQTVSIMVQNLKSEHAIYYMFSNEYINYLITYPFDFRNEELLSYYISFLRAISGKLNKNTVSLLVKTHGDEVVSFPLYVEAIRFAFHEESMVRTAVRAITLNVYHVGDDSVNRYITSTPHKDYFSNLVSFFRKQSLDFNKLLSDTQLNPGPDSMSAIIAATDEIEDNLYYFSDVVSAGIPDVGRLITDGIMMILIFPLLLPSLGVMPNNDMQDAAVPSLYLLCCILRIVKIKDLANTIAGALFYPSEAFTKSSQGFHSDGVLVQNDCTSSNLSLREVLLAYVTKGSDVLVLGSLSVLATLLQTKELDESMLDGLGILPQRKQHKKLLLQALVGEGSGEEQLFPSKSNRDGIGNNINVYHKKIKEQYGVSFLPSDVGISPRIHRFQVIDALVNLSCRTNISAEILWDGGWLLRQLLPYSVSEFNSHHLDLLKVSYKSYASALVEEVRGIWSDLLISVLCDEWRKCKRAMESSSPRKEPNCILLLPWKISSGGHIPEGSSFASGKRMHELVKVFVLLHQLQIFTLGKTLTEQPLIYPPGDLPANCRAQGSGLDVSGPKAGTEVSLGNALPCRIAFERGKELHVYFLAISLGISGWLVVAEELPLKKSHGVVRAVAPLAGCNPRIEDNHAMWLHLRIRASSLPFIDPVHFKDFRKKKTRASVDGRWTLAFKDEETCKSAFLMTVEEINFLSNEVHRRLKPLLNLETSIDLPGSTFCSPKDSFRTHPN, from the exons ATGTGGAATTCCTTTTGGAGATCAAGGGATCGTTTCTCCCTGGACCAACTTAG GTTCTTAACCGATCAATTAACGAAGGTAGAAATTATTAGTGAGGTTAATAAG GGTTTTGTAATTGAGGCACTGAGATCAATTGCGGAGTTGATAACATATGGTGACCAACATGACCCCAGTTTTTTTGA ATTCTTCATGGAAAAGCAAGTCATGGGTGAATTTATACGTGTTCTGAAACTTACCAGAACTGTGAGCGTTCCACTTCAGTTGCTTCAAACAGTGAGCATTATGGTCCAGAACCTAAAAAGTGAACATGCTATAT ACTATATGTTCAgtaatgaatatataaattacCTGATAACTTATCCGTTTGACTTTCGAAATGAAGAGCTGCTGTCGTACTACATATCCTTTTTAAG GGCAATAAGTGGAAAATTGAACAAGAATACAGTTTCACTGCTTGTGAAGACTCATGGT GACGAAGTAGTTTCATTTCCACTTTATGTAGAGGCCATACGCTTTGCTTTTCATGAGGAGAGCATGGTTCGCACTGCAGTACGGGCTATAACTCTTAATGTTTACCATG TTGGAGATGACTCTGTCAATAGATATATAACCAGCACTCCTCACAAAGATTACTTCTCAAACCTGGTTTCATTCTTTAGGAAGCAGAGCTTGGATTTTAATAAACTGCTTTCTGATACACAGCT AAATCCGGGCCCAGATTCAATGTCGGCAATTATTGCTGCTACAGATGAAATTGAGGATAACCTGTACTACTTCAGTGATGTTGTCTCTGCTGGAATTCCTGATGTTGGGAGACTCATTACTGATGGCAttatgatgattttgatattcCCATTACTTCTTCCTTCCCTAGGGGTCATGCCCAATAAT GACATGCAAGATGCCGCTGTCCCTTCTCTATACTTACTTTGTTGCATCCTGAGGATTGTCAAAATCAAAGATTTGGCAAACACTATTGCTGGTGCTCTTTTTTATCCCTCAGAGGCCTTTACAAAGAGTTCTCAGG GTTTTCATTCAGATGGTGTTCTAGTGCAAAATGATTGTACCAGTTCAAATTTGTCTTTAAG GGAGGTTCTGCTTGCTTACGTAACAAAAGGAAGTGATGTCCTAGTTTTGGGTTCTTTGAGTGTGCTTGCTACTCTGCTGCAAACTAAAG AACTTGATGAATCAATGCTAGATGGGCTTGGAATTCTTCCACAACGAAAGcaacataaaaaattgttattg CAAGCTTTAGTTGGAGAGGGTTCAGGCGAAGAACAACTTTTTCCATCCAAAAGTAATAGGGATGGCATTGGTAATAATATCAATGTCTATCATAAAAAGATCAAG GAGCAGTATGGAGTATCTTTTCTGCCTTCTGATGTGGGAATAAGTCCTCGTATACATAGATTTCaa GTGATTGATGCACTAGTGAACCTCAGTTGTCGCACTAATATATCTGCAGAGATACTATGGGATGGTGGTTGGCTTTTGCGTCAGTTGCTTCCTTACAGTGTGTCAGAATTCAACAGCCATCACCTTGATTTACTGAAA GTTTCATACAAGAGTTATGCTTCTGCTCTTGTAGAGGAGGTTAGAGGTATTTGGTCCGACTTACTTATTTCTGTTCTCTGTGATGAATGGAGAAAGTGCAAAAGAG CAATGGAGTCATCATCTCCTCGGAAAGAACCAAATTGCATACTTTTGCTACCATGGAAGATTTCTTCAGGAG GTCATATTCCAGAGGGGTCATCTTTTGCTTCTGGTAAAAGAATGCATGAGTTGGTGAAG GTATTTGTACTACTGCACCAGCTTCAAATATTCACTCTTGGCAAAACTTTAACAGAACAACCACTGATTTACCCTCCTGGTGATCTCCCTGCAAATTGCCGTGCCCAAGGTTCTGGGCTTGATGTGTCAGGCCCGAAGGCAGGAACTGAAGTCAGCCTTG GCAATGCCCTTCCTTGTAGGATAGCTTTCGAGAGGGGAAAAGAGCTTCATGTTTACTTTCTAGCAATATCTTTAGGAATTTCTGGATGGCTTGTTGTTGCAGAAGAATTGCCACTGAAGAAGTCTCATGGAGTGGTTCGGGCTGTTGCCCCTTTGGCTGGGTGCAAT CCTAGGATTGAGGACAATCATGCGATGTGGTTACACTTGCGGATTCGGGCTTCTTCTTTACCCTTTATAGATCCTGTCCACTTCAAAGACTTtcggaaaaagaaaacaagagcTTCGGTAGATGGCAGATGGACATTGGCGTTCAAAGACGAGGAGACTTGCAAATCTGCTTTTCTCATGACTGTTGAGGAAATCAATTTTCTGAGTAATGAGGTTCATAGAAGACTAAAGCCTTTGCTCAACCTTGAAACTTCAATAGATTTACCAGGTTCGACTTTTTGTTCTCCGAAGGATTCTTTTAGAACACatccaaattaa